In Alicyclobacillus acidocaldarius subsp. acidocaldarius DSM 446, a single window of DNA contains:
- a CDS encoding metal-dependent hydrolase: MASHVPFISIPGVLGMAAGYFAAPLPDVDSPNSTPARMLPPLAWACELLRIPHRTLTHTVWAIGALFLLAWSFRHAHLGHVDLGPVIMAAWIGVATHPLVDMLTRAGVPIFWPLGRRYPFRIAWFEADGIFDHIFHTLFLLGTLIVVVMWASETVPAMQHMLELLHRVVDAVKNARRV, from the coding sequence ATGGCAAGCCACGTGCCCTTCATCTCCATCCCCGGCGTTTTGGGCATGGCGGCAGGGTACTTTGCCGCGCCGCTCCCAGACGTGGACAGCCCCAACAGCACGCCTGCGCGTATGTTGCCGCCCCTGGCTTGGGCGTGCGAACTCTTGCGCATTCCTCATCGCACTTTGACCCACACGGTGTGGGCGATAGGGGCCTTATTCCTGCTCGCGTGGTCGTTTCGACACGCGCATCTTGGGCATGTGGATCTGGGGCCTGTCATCATGGCGGCCTGGATCGGGGTGGCGACGCACCCGCTGGTCGACATGCTGACGCGTGCGGGTGTGCCGATCTTCTGGCCGCTTGGCCGCCGGTATCCGTTTCGCATTGCGTGGTTCGAAGCGGACGGGATCTTTGACCACATCTTTCACACCCTGTTCCTTCTCGGCACGCTCATCGTCGTAGTGATGTGGGCATCCGAAACGGTGCCTGCCATGCAGCACATGCTCGAACTTCTTCACCGCGTGGTGGATGCGGTGAAGAACGCGCGGCGTGTCTGA
- a CDS encoding ATP-binding protein — translation MFIENGLVVDDQGRAYGVFIVHQQPGISESMERAQISTLERGLREVVGEWWVFSLALGLSPSQWNARLLQGAHPLWQAHHREAETTLQSELPFERKVYLVVPLDNLRILELGLSTLRQFGKTITQDVWRGVRDALAAVWPSSEVTIDQLSRWERERKRKAQAFSSFLPIRQATLREIEAWWRHGAYRGLIEPDSRLPKGLPKVVSASGVVHVAYPLQTLLQEAAFRERAFHLEGELPDGRKTYQTFFAMLRAPREIPAENPVGHEWIYAAELLDYPVDIALHVRVEDSRSALRHLSRKKGIAEAQLEEYESAGEEAPLELLEELDTTAELERNLRLAGSLVHVKMIVGLGAPDEDTLRQRAKRLLTDLGDIQLVQAPGDQQRFWQAFYPWGRGVQTAYEIPMDAGLFAAALPFATQGFGDPSGMLLGETNLGRPVFFDPRRPAQVLDSPPSILLCGTLGSGKTTLAAFILALLMSHGARAFVQDPKGHDYDGLAQLPNIRSRFLRMTPDEGTPINPCRLGVPGAERGVLDILLNDTTDPNVRDLRSILIGRAVSAMHKAGGKQDLWAIAEAIEDMVRQEKRPVYREQGELLLERLDALSKDALGRLLFAEDDGMTPRDYDLTVVATNGLSLPGANSTVWNEQERVSVALFYAAATMGLGYFSGLPKDVVKVLVLDEAWQLRRFPAGRDLVDRLLRVSRSLNIIPLMLMQNATDFEQFGESITGLFSWRFCMRQLSRPEVAASLRILNLPDDEAAEWEKTFGGLASGEAMAMDAEGRVARIQVILRPSWLKELLSTTPGAGRG, via the coding sequence ATGTTCATTGAAAACGGACTGGTCGTGGACGATCAGGGGCGCGCATACGGCGTCTTTATTGTCCACCAACAGCCCGGCATCTCCGAATCCATGGAACGCGCGCAGATTTCAACGCTTGAGCGCGGTTTACGCGAGGTCGTTGGCGAATGGTGGGTATTCTCGTTGGCGCTCGGATTGTCTCCATCTCAGTGGAATGCGCGCTTGCTCCAGGGGGCTCATCCCTTATGGCAAGCGCACCACCGAGAAGCGGAGACGACGTTGCAAAGCGAATTGCCGTTCGAGCGAAAGGTGTATTTGGTGGTTCCGCTCGATAACTTGCGCATCCTTGAACTCGGATTGTCAACCCTTCGGCAATTCGGGAAGACCATCACACAAGACGTGTGGCGCGGAGTTCGCGACGCTCTTGCCGCTGTTTGGCCAAGCTCGGAGGTGACGATCGATCAGTTGTCGCGTTGGGAGCGGGAACGAAAACGCAAAGCCCAGGCGTTTTCGTCCTTTCTGCCTATTCGTCAAGCGACGCTCCGTGAAATTGAGGCCTGGTGGCGACACGGGGCGTACCGAGGACTCATTGAACCGGACAGCCGACTGCCGAAAGGACTCCCGAAGGTGGTTTCGGCTTCTGGGGTCGTGCACGTGGCGTATCCGCTTCAGACCCTGCTTCAGGAGGCGGCCTTTCGGGAACGGGCTTTCCATCTGGAAGGTGAATTGCCGGATGGCCGCAAGACCTATCAGACCTTTTTCGCGATGTTGCGCGCGCCGCGCGAGATCCCGGCGGAGAATCCGGTTGGACACGAGTGGATCTACGCAGCGGAACTCCTCGATTACCCCGTGGACATCGCGCTTCACGTGCGGGTGGAGGACTCGCGTTCGGCGCTTCGGCATCTGAGCCGAAAGAAGGGCATTGCGGAGGCGCAACTGGAGGAGTACGAAAGCGCCGGGGAAGAGGCGCCGCTAGAGCTTCTGGAAGAGCTCGATACGACGGCGGAACTCGAGCGGAATTTGCGGCTTGCGGGTTCGCTTGTTCACGTGAAGATGATCGTCGGCCTTGGCGCGCCGGATGAGGACACGCTTCGGCAGCGCGCCAAGCGCCTTCTGACGGACCTGGGCGACATCCAGCTTGTTCAGGCGCCGGGGGATCAACAGCGGTTCTGGCAGGCGTTCTACCCGTGGGGACGGGGTGTGCAGACGGCGTATGAGATCCCAATGGACGCGGGGCTCTTTGCGGCGGCGTTGCCCTTTGCCACGCAAGGTTTTGGCGACCCCAGCGGGATGTTACTTGGCGAGACCAATCTGGGAAGGCCGGTCTTCTTCGATCCTCGTCGACCTGCTCAAGTGTTGGATAGTCCACCGAGCATTTTGCTTTGCGGGACGCTCGGTTCGGGTAAGACGACGCTAGCCGCATTCATCCTTGCATTACTGATGTCGCATGGTGCTCGCGCCTTTGTCCAGGACCCGAAGGGGCATGACTATGACGGTTTGGCGCAACTCCCCAACATACGCTCGCGATTCCTTCGCATGACGCCGGACGAGGGGACGCCGATCAATCCTTGTCGTCTCGGCGTCCCTGGGGCGGAGCGCGGGGTGCTCGACATTCTGCTCAACGACACCACGGACCCGAACGTGCGCGACCTGCGCTCGATCCTCATTGGCCGGGCGGTCTCCGCGATGCACAAGGCCGGTGGGAAGCAGGATCTCTGGGCCATTGCTGAGGCGATCGAGGACATGGTGCGCCAGGAAAAGCGACCGGTGTATCGCGAGCAGGGAGAACTCTTGCTTGAACGTCTTGACGCGCTCTCGAAAGACGCGCTCGGGCGGCTTCTCTTCGCCGAAGACGATGGGATGACGCCGAGAGATTACGACCTCACCGTGGTTGCGACGAACGGCCTCTCGCTTCCCGGCGCGAACAGTACGGTGTGGAACGAGCAGGAACGCGTGAGCGTTGCGCTCTTCTACGCGGCAGCCACGATGGGGCTTGGGTATTTCTCGGGGCTCCCGAAAGACGTCGTAAAAGTGCTCGTGCTCGACGAGGCGTGGCAGTTGCGGCGCTTCCCGGCTGGGCGAGATCTCGTTGACCGGTTGCTTCGTGTGTCTCGAAGCCTGAACATTATCCCCTTGATGCTCATGCAGAACGCGACGGACTTTGAGCAGTTCGGCGAGTCGATCACGGGCCTTTTCTCCTGGCGGTTTTGCATGCGCCAGCTTTCGCGCCCCGAGGTGGCGGCATCCCTTCGCATCTTGAACCTGCCGGACGACGAGGCGGCAGAGTGGGAGAAGACGTTCGGAGGCCTTGCGTCAGGCGAGGCAATGGCCATGGACGCTGAAGGGCGTGTCGCAAGGATTCAGGTGATCTTGCGTCCGTCCTGGCTGAAGGAACTTTTGTCCACGACACCCGGAGCCGGAAGGGGGTGA
- a CDS encoding AAA family ATPase has translation MDYILVIPAGHSPVLAQAVEAWRIAPVEVAHNPGELTSITEEKGEPRMLVIGATMPNLVPNVAAMRKRFPSTKIIVAGTLTPEQLREIQADDVVRFPFPVGYRPEEAPVWTPMQAARTVGREETEKPMGKDRVVLVTSAKGGDGKTTVAMQLALWLAKQKVPVVVIDADYAGNTHEWLNVPNPAQSIAAFERDTPFDRAAFEGLLVARNGVKVLPHARVVTPDMLARAIRTAKAFYPVVIVDMHQGLTPQLLVAKDFATHLLIMTTASERRIPSTVQFVDEVKRYDTPAKLRVIVNRVKDEDEVRRVRAALEDYKTPILTLPFQEGLLIDDDPEFVPIAGSKGKDPYPSAFRKMAVRALDWEASKGAERSEAEEVKADKSDTKAAKKPGFFASLFGGGKTKKPKKKGAKR, from the coding sequence GTGGACTATATCCTGGTGATTCCGGCGGGTCACAGTCCGGTCTTGGCGCAGGCTGTCGAGGCGTGGCGTATTGCCCCGGTGGAAGTCGCGCACAATCCGGGCGAGTTGACGAGCATCACGGAAGAGAAGGGCGAGCCGCGCATGCTCGTGATCGGGGCAACCATGCCCAATCTTGTGCCGAACGTCGCAGCCATGCGCAAAAGGTTCCCAAGCACGAAGATCATCGTGGCTGGGACTCTCACTCCTGAACAACTGCGCGAAATCCAAGCGGATGACGTGGTGCGATTCCCGTTCCCAGTCGGGTATCGCCCCGAGGAAGCCCCGGTTTGGACGCCCATGCAGGCGGCGAGAACCGTCGGACGGGAAGAGACCGAAAAGCCGATGGGCAAGGACCGGGTGGTGCTGGTGACGTCGGCGAAAGGCGGGGACGGAAAGACCACGGTGGCGATGCAACTCGCGCTATGGCTCGCGAAGCAGAAGGTGCCGGTGGTCGTGATTGATGCGGACTACGCCGGGAACACACACGAGTGGTTGAATGTGCCAAATCCCGCACAGTCCATTGCGGCGTTTGAACGGGACACGCCGTTTGATCGGGCGGCGTTCGAGGGACTTTTGGTCGCACGAAACGGCGTCAAGGTCTTGCCTCATGCGCGCGTCGTCACACCGGACATGTTGGCGCGTGCGATACGCACGGCGAAGGCGTTCTATCCGGTTGTCATCGTGGATATGCACCAAGGTCTGACACCGCAACTGCTTGTGGCCAAAGACTTTGCTACTCACCTACTCATCATGACGACGGCTTCTGAACGCCGTATCCCATCCACGGTGCAGTTCGTAGACGAAGTGAAGCGGTACGACACGCCAGCGAAACTTCGGGTAATCGTAAACCGTGTGAAAGACGAGGACGAGGTGCGTCGGGTACGCGCGGCACTGGAGGATTACAAGACCCCGATCTTGACGCTGCCCTTCCAAGAGGGGCTTTTGATCGACGACGATCCAGAGTTTGTCCCGATCGCGGGGAGCAAAGGCAAGGATCCCTATCCGTCAGCTTTCCGCAAAATGGCCGTTCGGGCGCTCGATTGGGAAGCGTCGAAAGGCGCAGAACGATCCGAGGCGGAGGAAGTGAAGGCCGACAAGTCGGACACCAAGGCGGCGAAAAAACCGGGTTTCTTCGCGTCGCTCTTTGGGGGCGGTAAGACGAAGAAGCCGAAGAAGAAAGGGGCGAAGCGCTGA